GTAGGAAACTAAATTTAACTTTGTAATGCTACAGTTCCTAAATTTCAGGAATATGCACAAGAATGCTAAATGTGCATCGCATAGGAAAAATAAGCTTACCAAAAATGCAGATATGACAGTTGTAACAGAAGCATCAATGAATCCCTCCCAAGTTTTTTTTGGAGATAATTTGATCAATGGGGTTCTTCCAAAAAAGAACCCAAAGAAATATGCAGCAATGTCGTTGATAACTATAAGTGTTGCTGGAAGAAGAAACCTGCATGCATATTTGGCGGTGCATCAAGAAAGAGAAacaagatttggaaaaaaaataaaaatgagtcTACATTGAAGACACATAAAGATCAAATTTGGGGAATAACAATCTTACATAAATAAGCTCAGCATTTCCATAAAATATTAAGCACGTAATTAGTGAAAACAAAATACAATATCAGGCAGGTATGAGgaaagaatttattacttttatagCCTTCTAAAGATATTATACAAGACCCTTCACAGTTCTCATTTATAGAGGATATAAAAAAATGTAATAAGTACAACCATCATGTAATTTCTTgatccaataataataataataagaaagctGCAAAAGGTCGAAGACGTGGAATTAAAGAAATATTTAGTAAGAAACTAAGCAACCTGAGATTTCCATAAAAAGTTGTTTTACCAGATAATTCCTTCGAAAATGTTGGCTACTGTGAAAGAGGACTGGGTAAACACAATATTCCTGATCATGTGTGTCCATGCATACTGACCAAATTGATATTTGTAcatcctcttcttcttcaatgTAATGATGAACCACACAAAACCTAAGCCAAAGCacaaaataaagaagaaatatataaatataagccAGTTAAACATAACCAAAAAAAAGAACTAAAGCCAACggaaaaattaaccaaaaagcaaTGAGCAATAAGACAGGATTCttgattcaaaattatatataaagCTAACTAAAAAGAAGCAAGTAAATGAAATGCTAAGTGATATTTAAACTAAAACATGGCTTTAAGTTGAAATGTCTGATAGCAAAATCCAAATTGTCACCATACAACAAACCTGCGATATATAAGGTGTAGCAAATAACCATATGATACTTGATAAGGCTGCTAACAAACTGATGGAGAAAGTTGTCCGAAGTTATAGTATTAAAAAGCCGTTGACTGAGAATGCGACCATATACAAATAACATGGCAGTGAAGAAGAAGAGCCTGAGCATACAAGTCAACaatgaaagaaaacaaaatacGTCATTAGTTATCATTATATAAGTTGACTGTTTCAATTGTAAAATCACACTTCAACTATTACCACGACAAGAAATTAGTAATCTGACCAATTTAACAGCCTAAATCCTGGGAGATGCCTCTCTTCATGGTCTCGCCTTAGTAGGTTGAACAACTCTTTCGCCATAAAAATTTGGATAACAACTATCATAGCAGTAATACAGAGATGACCCATATATATAATGAATGCAAATCCCCCAATCATCCAAACAGAAGAACATGCCCGTATCCACATAGACCTGTACTTGTTACTGTCATCAACAAGTAAATTGCCTCCATTGGCTATACTAACATCTGGAACAACCTGAGAGGCCAACAGGatatctcaaaaaaaaaatccaaggTTGAATATCAGCTATTATtagaaaaatttcaaatttcaattgTAACCATCATCCCATCTCTTATAACAAATCCAAAACCCAATAAATACAACATCATTAATTTTAAATGTGAATGACAATGACCAAAACCTGATTTTATGATGTGACTAACCTCATTTGAACGTCTTCGATGTCGAACCCGACCAGTTGGTGTTAATGGGGTGCTAGTGTTATCCTTGTGCATGCTCTTTAGTTTGGATTTCACTCTTACAAAAAAGCATACATATAATGCACAAAAGCCCTACCTGAAAGATTCAGACCATATAGTAGGCAATTATAAGCAACCACCTATAACTCTTAGATTTTCAGCTAATATGTACACATAATTCTCCAAGATTCTGAAACTGGGATGTGCATGATTTCTATTCTTAGCTTTAAAAATAATCCAGGTTTCCCATCAGAAAGCTCCCCGAATAAATTTTAGatcccaaaataaaataaacgaTGAAAAATTGCATATTATACAAACTGCAATAGAGGTTTTATTGTTCTCACCTACAAGAAGAGGAATGAAGCTAAGAACCAAACAACTAAGAGCCCCAGACCACCACAACCAAAGATCAAAATGTCCACCAATAAATATACAACTGTGGTACGACCCCCCAACAGCTCCTTGAACTAAAAATTGGACAAGAGGATCAAGAATTTAAGCATTAAAGACATGGAAAGTAGAGCTAATAATTATAAGAGATACCATCTACGATGAACTTGGAAGCAATGACCCATAATTTTCAAATAGGACCAACAAACCAAAACTGGAAATGGAGGCATCGAACTAACAGAAAACAAAAAAGTCGTTAAATTTTAGCTAGAAGATCAGTATCCCACAAAATGTTCAAAACCATTCTGAAAAGTTACCATGTGAACGTAAATTATAGTACTAGAAGTAGTAACCATTGCTAGaaattaagaaaaacaacaacccATATATTCAATGTCAAAAACAATATACACCAGTCTATATTTAGCCTAGTTCATCCATGTTAAATAACTCAAGCACCTTCACTCATCCTAGACAATGGAACTACTTATTTTGTAGAATAGAATCTATAGAAACAAACGTTTCGATATATTTATTACCTTTGaagtgaaaaaaaattaatagtcAATAGAATACTCAACTGTCTAAACCGAAAcatttggtaaaaataagaaCAAACTTATTGAACTCGTAACTATATTTATATGAGCTGTTACAAAGacccatgattttttttttattctctctaGATTTTTTTTCATATTCATTCGTTACTCAACTAAAGCTTCCATTTTACGCATACAAATTCGCATTTAAATGCAGAAGACTAATTCAATCATCATCACAATAATAGAAAAGTGCATATAAGAGGTGCAAACATATCTTAGATTCTTAGCTCAGAATCAATTTCGAATCAGATagaaaacaagtggaagaaactaGAACAACATAAagcagaggagagagagaagaCGAACAGAGGAGAGTTGAAAGATCAAAGTGAGGAAGCAGAGCAATACCAGCCACGATCGGAAGAGAGTGAAAGAAACTCCTCGTCGCTGAGGCGATCGGTGAACACAACAACTGTCCAGACGGAGAGGCAGAGAGACGCGACTCTAGAGCgagtcttcgtgaggcagagacttcggtgagggcggaggcagagatgagttgagggcggtgagtcttcgtgagggcggagagggcttcATGAGTGAGAGATTGAGGCTGAGAGAAAGGGTAACTTAGAGAAAGGCTTGAGAAAATCTGAGAGAAAGGGAATTTTGGCATAAATTCATTTTGCAGCCTGGGATTttagtcatatggcgccaaaatttttaatccccaCTATTCATCAGTTCCGTGTTAATTTTAATCACCCATTAATAAtagcatttttaaaaatatgctattctttaatgtaatatatactcaatattgttgtagtgttcttcttcttcaatggAAAACACAACAAAAGACTTAAACACGATTTGTATCGCTGttctaattctctatttcctagctaGCTATAGATGCTTGAggcttttctaagaggaaatgggaATTTGGATTAAACAAGCCTTAAaatcacaaagtcaagcactttctttatgagtttcttgaagaaaactaaagattcttgaaagctagagagagagagagaggatagagagagatttgagataGTGATTAACTCTTCCATAACTCTATGAGGACCCTTTTATGGTGTAGGTACCGTCATTAAGTCTAAACAATAGAATTAGAGCTAAAGAACTCGTCATTTAGAACTTAAAAACACGTGTCCATACGGATAGTTTAGGCGACGCATCACCTGCCAGGTGATGCGTCGCCTActagcaggtgatgcatcgcttgCTAAGGCACATTGccaggcacatcccatcaagGTACTCACCAACTAACCTCTCATACAAGTCCTCCAAAAGCCTGAGATCTCTACGAGACTCCtcaaatgggcagtcaaacttagGCAATTCGACATAACTTACCACCCGACGACTGCCATTAAAGGGTATGCAGTGGCAGACTTCATCGCAAAGTGCAGTATAATAAATGAAGGGCCTAAGGAGACACTACCCGTTGGGCCTATATGGAATTTCTATGTGGATAGGTCGTCCAATGAGAGCGGAGCCAGAGAAGGGCTAATCTTGGTATCCCCCGAGGGATACAGGATTCATAGTTCCCTGAGAGTTGGGTTTGATACCTCAAACAATGAGGTTTCATATGAAACCCTCTTAGCCGGGTTACTAGTTGCCTAGGAGCTTAAAACTGATGGACTTGAAATCTACAGTAATTCTTAGCTGGTAGTGAACCAGGTCCTCAAAGAGTACCAGGCTCGGGGAACCAAGATGGGTGCCTACCTGGCCAAGACCCAAGAAATGCTACACATCTTCAAGAGATTAATCATCCGAAAAGTTCCATGGGAAAAAAACTCCAATGCCGATGCTCTAGCCAAGCTAGCCACCCCTAAGGATGTGGAAATGCTCAACGTGGTCCCAATTGATTACTTGGCTTCTCCAAGCATCGTAGCACCTGAGGAGGTGGAAACAATCCAACCTTAGGACAGTTGGATGGCCCCGATAACAAAATATCTTGTCTCCGAAGAACTACTATAGAACAAGAAAGTTGTCTGGAAGCTACTCTATCAAGCTCCTCCGTACGTTATCATGGACAACAAATGATATCGGCGATGATATTCATTGCCACTACTCCAATGTGTATCCAAACATGAAGCCAAAATCATCATCTGAGAAGTGCGTGGAGGTTTCTGTAGTGACGATGTTGGGGGGCAAAGCCTCGCCAAGAAGATTCTGCGACAAGGATATTTATGGCCCACAATGGATAACGATTCGATGGATTATGTCAAGTGATGTGAAAAATGCCAATAATACCCTAACATCCCCCAAgatcctccaaatgagctcactaAGATAACAAGTCCTTGGCCCTTTGCAGTCTGGGGCATTGAACTAATAGGCTCCTTGCCATGAGAaagggaggagtaaagtacgcgatCATGGAattcgactacttcacgaagtgggttgaagCCTAACCTCTCACTACAATCACCTCCAAGAAGGCGCTGgactttttcattaaaaatattgttTGCCGCTATGAgatcccgaggaagatagtctctaaCAATGGCCTTCAATTCGACAATGATATGTTCACTGATTTTTTCGAAAGACACGGAGTCAACAAGAATCTCCTCCGTAGCTCATCCTCAGGAAAGTAGACAAGTGGAAACGGTCAACAAGATGCTTAAAGCCACTTTAAAGAAATGGTTGGAGCATGCAAAATGAGCTTGGCCTGAGGAACTGCCTAGAGCACTATTGAGTTATCGTACCACTTTTAGGACGTCCACCAACCATTCAtcattctccatggcctatgggtgtaaagccatgctcccagttgaggctgTCATCTCCACGCATCGACGAACAACGTATCACCTGACTACCAATTACGCTTTACTTCAAGAATCATTTGACCTGTTTGAAGAGCACTGAGAAGCTGCCCAACTTCGATTAGCTTCCTACCAAAAAAAGGGTGCCAAGTAATTCAATTTTAAAGTGAAGGATAAAAGTTTGAGGTCGGGGACTTGGTGTTGCAAAGAGTTTTCctggcaacccgagatccaagTGTTGGAGTGTTGGGCCCAAACTAGGAAGGCCTTTACCAAGTCGAGAGCACCATATGTCCTGGGACATACAAACTGGCTCGACTAAATGGAGAGTTAATCCTCACGCCTTGAATGTCGAGAAACCTCGCTGGTATTACAAGTATTGTAAGAAATCctatatattttcttattttattactCATATGTAGCTCATGGGCACCTAATGAAAATCGTGTGCAAAAAACATGATATATGAAATTAAGAAAACAtgcttctatttttatttttatttttttattttatttaagttttactACCCGAGGATGTACTCGCTCGTAGACAGAGAAAAGTGAACGCATACCTCAGTCTCCAATCACTTAGGAGGCATAAGAAATGAGTGAAGTCATCCTATGAGAATAGTTGCTTGCAGAGTAAGACCTAGGGAACACAACAAAGAGGGACCTATACGAGGTACCTTCAGAGTAAACATAGTGTCACAAAGCTTGCGAGAGTTTCCGAGATGCAAGCCTTAGAGAACTCAATAAGAGGAACCTATATGggtgataactctatattttagtgttattaattgagcttttgaacttaaaaatttaagtgaaatagagtgtttgtgttattattgtgtggttttagtcattttttcttttaattttgtctATACGAGGTACCTTTAGAGTAAACATAGTGTCACAAAGCTTGCGAGAGTTTCCGAGATGCAAGACTTAGAGAACTCAGTAAGAGGAACCTATATGggtgataactctatattttagtgttattaattgagcttttgaacttaaaaatttaagtgaaatagagtgtttgtgttattattgtgtggttttagtcattttgtcttttaattttgtttgtgtattttgttttaattaatgataactcttgtggaaaataatgggattatgttctaaaaatgtggtatctattttgaaggcaaaAAGAAAGGGTGCCTGGAAAGCTAAGTGAAACATGTGCATGGAAATCATCTTGGAGCTGAAATTCTGGCACTTTCTTGTAGcatcagtcaactttgctgcagcaaagtgtgtGTAGCCAGCAACATAAAGTTTGAACACTTGGCAAGTGATTAAATGAGGTGGAGAGACTTGAATATTGGGAGgatgaggtggaaaggagctgaaaaattatgaaaagaagagtggtccccacgtgtagagagagaaagagagggtttataccctttttgagccaaaaaaaaaaaaaagaacatcaTCTTCTatcaagaaaaaaaaacccaGCCGTCTATCACCATAGAAGGAAGATTTCTATCATTTTGTCTTGTATTTCTAAACTCTCTTTtcctataattttatttttctcatcTTGAACTATTGAGATAATGTTGAATATATATTGTGGTGATTTGGGTATTTTGattatgagctaattttttgTGTTAGGGgtattgatgaaccctaatttgtaaTCAACCCCAAAGTGTTCAATGTTTTATGCAAATTTTCTCTTgttcatttgagttatatttattatgcaactcttgcttgagaatgatcaacttaggTGAAGGGTTAGAATTAGTGGTaatgcttgattgatgcatgttgataaaTTTGTTATTGATATGTGGATAACTTAGggatattttattcaccttgcaaacttgaaggattgatgcttgaaattatgtt
The Humulus lupulus chromosome 6, drHumLupu1.1, whole genome shotgun sequence DNA segment above includes these coding regions:
- the LOC133785247 gene encoding phosphatidate cytidylyltransferase 1-like, which gives rise to MHKDNTSTPLTPTGRVRHRRRSNEVVPDVSIANGGNLLVDDSNKYRSMWIRACSSVWMIGGFAFIIYMGHLCITAMIVVIQIFMAKELFNLLRRDHEERHLPGFRLLNWLFFFTAMLFVYGRILSQRLFNTITSDNFLHQFVSSLIKYHMVICYTLYIAGFVWFIITLKKKRMYKYQFGQYAWTHMIRNIVFTQSSFTVANIFEGIIWFLLPATLIVINDIAAYFFGFFFGRTPLIKLSPKKTWEGFIDASVTTVISAFLVSLFFLCDAHLAFLCIFLKFRNCSITKLNLVSYSVIK